In Vanrija pseudolonga chromosome 4, complete sequence, a single window of DNA contains:
- the PCK1 gene encoding Phosphoenolpyruvate carboxykinase (ATP) yields the protein MSPNTHANEFIGKELKYFSQAGFDLDRIHIKRNAPVATLYEDAIVNEGAVISSNGALINFSGKKTGRSPKDKRIVYEETSKDDIWWGPVNIALDEHTFEINRERAIDYLNTRENVYVFDGFAGWDPKYRIKVRVIASRAYHALFMHNMLIRPTTEELANFGEPDFIIYNAGQFPANRFTKGMSSTTSVEVNFKRMEMVILGTEYAGEMKKGIFSVMHYLQPVKFGQLSLHSSANQAKSNDDSGDVTLFFGLSGTGKTTLSADPNRLLIGDDEHVWSDTGVFNIEGGCYAKCINLSAEKEPEIYGAIRFGSILENVVYNPADRVPDYDDVSITENTRCAYPIEFIPNAKIPCIANRQPSNIIMLTCDAFGVLPPVSRLTSEQAQYHFVSGYTSKTPGTEDGIVEPSPTFSTCYGQPFIVLHPGRYARMLAERMDKNKVNCWLINTGWTGGKFGTGRRCPLKYTRAIVDAIHDGSLANAEYENFPVFNLAIPKAVAGVPAEILDPAKAWQDKAAFKTEVTKLAGMFQKAYTKYEADIDPKIKAAGPVTA from the exons ATGTCGCCCAACACGCACGCCAACGAGTTCATcggcaaggagctcaagtACTTCTCCCAGGCCGGTTTCGACCTTGACCGCATCCATATCAAG CGCAACGCCCCCGTCGCTACCCTCTACGAGGATGCCATTGTCAACGAGGGCGCCGTCATCTCGTCCAACGGCGCATTGATCAACTTCTCGGGCAAGAAGACTGGCCGTTCGCCAAAGGACAAGCGTATCGTCTACGAGGAGACCTCCAAGGACGACATCTGGTGGGGCCCCGTCAACATTGCATTGGACGAGCACACTTTCGAGATCAACCGTGAGCGTGCCATCGACTACCTCAACACCCGCGAGAACGTCTACGTCTTTGACGGCTTTGCCGGCTGGGACCCCAAGTACCGCATCAAGGTCCGCGTTatcgcctcgcgcgcctaCCACGCCCTCTTCATGCACAACATGCTCATCCGCCCTACcaccgaggagcttgccAACTTTGGCGAGCCCGACTTCATCATCTACAACGCTGGCCAGTTCCCTGCCAACCGTTTCACCAAGGGCATgagctcgaccacctcggtcGAGGTCAACTTCAAGCGTATGGAGATGGTCATCCTCGGCACCGAGTACGCCGGCGAGATGAAGAAGGGTATCTTCTCGGTCATGCACTACCTCCAGCCCGTCAAGTTCGGCCAGCTCTCGCTCCACTCTTCGGCCAACCAGGCCAAGTCCAACGACGACTCTGGCGACGTTACCCTCTTCTTCGGTCTCTCGGGTACCGGCAAGACCACCCTCTCGGCTGACCCCAACCGTCTCCTTAtcggtgacgacgagcacgtctGGTCCGACACTGGTGTCTTCAACATTGAGGGCGGCTGCTACGCCAAGTGCATCAACCTCTCGGCTGAGAAGGAGCCCGAGATCTACGGCGCCATCCGCTTTGGCTCGATCCTCGAGAACGTTGTCTACAACCCCGCCGACCGTGTCcccgactacgacgacgtcTCGATCACCGAGAACACTCGCTGCGCCTACCCCATCGAGTTCATCCCCAACGCCAAGATCCCTTGCATTGCCAACCGCCAGCCCTCAAACATCATCATGCTCACCTGCGACGCCTTCGGTGTCCTCCCCCCTGTCTCGCGCCTCACCTCGGAGCAGGCCCAGTACCACTTCGTCTCGGGTTACACCTCCAAGACCCCCGGTACCGAGGACGGCATTGTCGAGCCCTCGCCCACCTTCTCGACCTGCTACGGCCAGCCCTTCATTGTCCTCCACCCCGGCCGCTACGCCCGCATGCTTGCCGAGCGCATGGACAAGAACAAGGTCAACTGCTGGCTCATCAACACTGGCTGGACTGGCGGCAAGTTCGGCACTGGCCGTCGTTGCCCTCTCAAGTACACCCGTGCCATTGTCGACGCCATCCACGatggctcgctcgccaacgccgagtACGAGAACTTCCCCGTCTTCAACCTTGCCATCcccaaggccgtcgccgGTGTCCCCGCCGAGAttctcgaccccgccaaggCTTGGCAGGACAAGGCCGCCTTCAAGACCGAGGTCACCAAGCTCGCCGGCATGTTCCAGAAGGCGTACACCAAGTACGAGGCCGACATTGACCCCAAGATCAAGGCCGCTGGCCCCGTCACTGCCTAA
- the LAP1 gene encoding Leucine aminopeptidase 1 encodes MHLATLFTLPLLAAAVPTAPHLVQGQQGQVVFSGAGAGAAGSASSGIKIDLDLDDLRLVQFGEREPPVWITELEKIEAKAKGRRFMDITETPTLGLTSFLTPASAKYTYPKPGKYAKEVKEIYKSLSVEHMKTFLKKFSGFKTRYYRSDTGRESQLFLLGTLREIARNYPEVTIKEFEHPWAQNSIIVRFPHSGPKDAPVVVVGAHQDSTNMWPFLPAPGADDDGSGTTSSLEAFRALIGANFTAPFPVEFHWYSAEEGGLLGSQAIAKSYEEKGIKVRAMLQMDMTAWVKEGTTESVGVIQDFVDPALTEFNWGLVEAYLDIPPVKTQCGYACSDHASFSKAGYQSSFAIESRFEDSNKNIHSTSDTIDHPEFSFTHMREFSKLAIAFAYELSIAKSDK; translated from the exons atgcacctcgccacgctctttaccctccccctcctcgccgccgctgtcccAACCGCACCACACCTCGTGCAGGGACAGCAGGGCCAGGTCGTCTTCTCGGGTGCAGGCGCAGGTGCCGCCGGGTCCGCCAGCTCGGGCATCAAGattgacctcgacctcgacgacctccgtCTTGTGCAGTTTGGCGAGCGGGAACCCCCCGT CTGgatcaccgagctcgagaagatcGAGGCAAAGGCAAAGGGAAGGCGGTTTATGGACAT TACCgagacgccgacgctcggCCTCACTTCCTTCCTCACGCCTGCATCGGCAAAGTACA CCTACCCGAAGCCCGGCAAGTATGCCAAGGAAGTCAAGGAAATCTACAAGTCGCTCAGCGTCGAGCACATGAAGACGTTCTTGAAGAAGTTTAGCGGCTTCAAGACACGCTACTACCGTTCCGACACTGGACGCGAGTCGCAGCTCTTCCTTCTTGGCACACTTCGCGAG ATCGCACGCAACTACCCCGAGGTGACCATCAAGGAGTTTGAGCACCCGTGGGCTCAGAACTCGATCATTGTGCGCTTCCCCCACTCCGGCCCCAAGGATGCTCCTGTGGTCGTTGTCGGCGCTCACCAGGACTCGACCAACATGTGGCCGTTCCTCCCGGCGcccggtgccgacgacgacggctcgggcaccacctcgtcgcttGAGGCCTTCCGTGCTCTTATCGGCGCCAACTTCACCGCCCCCTTCCCCGTCGAGTTCCACTGGTactcggccgaggagggcggtcTCCTCGGCTCGCAGGCCATCGCCAAGTCGTACGAGGAGAAGGGCATCAAGGTCCGCGCTATGCTGCAGATGGACATGACCGCCTGGGTCAAGGAGGGCACGACGGAGAGCGTCGGTGTCATCCAGGACTTTGTCGACCCCGCCCTCACCGAGTTCAACTggggcctcgtcgaggcctACCTCGACATCCCTCCCGTCAAGACCCAGTGTGGCTACGCCTGCTCGGATCACGCTTCGTTCTCCAAGGCCGGCTACCAGTCGTCGTTCGCTATTGAGAGCCGCTTCGAGGACTCGAACAAGAACATTCACTCGACTTCGGACACTATTGACCACCCCGAGTTCTCCTTCACCCACATGCGGGA ATTCTCCAAGCTCGCCATTGCCTTTGCCTACGAGCTCAGCATTGCCAAGTCGGACAAGTAA
- the syn8B gene encoding putative syntaxin-8B: MSNAGAIASISNRLTSAQSQLLERSRILGLGMKPSPSSTQSLVRTLTQVRNDLAKLEGEAELEAAGLAVGGGGKKRSNLSGGDLAAIDELGGRYDRLVEMLQADEVGREKAKPLVRERREAEPSAEELDAEIESVIAAPVDPPSPPAQELRPFRDYDDEEEDDTNPHEMISQQQQMMEEQDERLTLLSHSINRQNHLSVQIGDELQVHNELLEDTDAAMDRTADRMNRARRRLDHVADNAKQHGSTITIVGLIVVLLLLIIVFKT; encoded by the exons atgtccAACGCCGGCGCGATCGCCTCGATATCCAACCGGCTCACCAGCGCGCAGTCGCAGCTGCTGGAGCGGAGCCGCATCCTAGGCCTGGGGATGAagccgtcgccctcgtcgacacaGAGCCTGGTGCGCACGCTCACGCAGGTGCGCAACGACctggccaagctcgagggtgaggccgagctcgaggcggccgggctcgcagtcggcggcgggggcaagAAGCGAAGCAACTTGTCGGGCGGCGACCTGGCGGCcattgacgagctcggcgggcggtACGATCGCCTCGTGGAGATGctgcaggccgacgaggtgggaagggagaaggccaagccgCTTGTGCGGGAGCGGCG cgaggccgagccatcggccgaggagctcgacgccgagatcgagtcggtcatcgccgcgccagtggacccgccgtccccgccggcgcaggaGCTGCGCCCGTTCcgcgactacgacgacgaagaggaagacgacaCGAACCCGCACGAGATGATCTCGCAGCAACAGCAGATGATggagg AACAAGACGAACGCCTGACGCTCCTCTCACATTCCATCAACAGGCAAAACCACTTGTCTGTTCAGATTGGCGACGAACTCCAGGTGCACaacgagctgctggaggacACGGACGCGGCGATGGACCGGACGGCGGACCGGATGAACCGTGCCAGGAGGCGGCTCGACCATGTCGCGGACAATGCCAAGCAGCATG GCAGCACCATCACCATTGTCGGCCTGATTGTCGTCCTactcctcctcatcatcgtctTCAAGACCTAG
- the ERT1_0 gene encoding Transcription activator of gluconeogenesis ERT1 produces the protein MVPASSPLVVHHLRRRPTATSVPIPSTSTGQTAQSIQRQGGHKPFGGGGHRSLMHRPTYPHGNPSFDGPGARNIVGEPGPSTILAAAEYPPHQQASPLQQRAGHSLQHFSTHNHAPGHFRSQASPTTPAHFPAQYSSPVVKVEGGLAHGASAPPLSATGATAPPPPTIKRVGGKANVSSACGPCKRAHLACDVARPCKRCVNMGKPEQCEDVPHKKRGRPKVNRTPVVEPYSNPRAPRQPAVDTGSTGKWKNPPPYESQYVTTTTSSSSHAPGTLGTRLPSPPRTASLGPMVGMSPMESAASMSPFHNPPPESLPSSNMGSAQDNLFTLFCSTELKILRATSLAHSLTGHHLHEFANVNLLDWLHPSDRHLIEMERSRLVTVPYLATQLQSSRETHASIMVLGERELSSPADGMRDPYPHQNVRFLRSDGSFGHFNLRLHLGGGLGGSLWHPDSLGKIYLVVSCLQIHERDLPPEASGRRQQPVPLTPVTPMAPPPAHQLPGFSSIAAAADAPPRPETAPAMPTTQSPYGYTRTGVSTPVPAMPPQQSYNIYARAPSQPLYSPVQPPGRSSPSTSQAGYPPPLPRTPVYGDPSGAYAPQPSGYYQPPPQAPPYDPNIRRDPGADEWLRRGGASGSMPLPPPTATDYSRRTWEL, from the exons ATGGTACCGGCTT ccagccccctcgtcgtccaccaccttcgccgccgccctacCGCAACGTCTGTTCCTATCCCGTCAACAAGCACTGGCCAAACTGCCCAGAGCATACAAAGGCAGGGAGGGCACA AGCcgtttggcggcggcggccaccgcAGC CTCATGCATCGCCCAACATACCCCCACGGCAACCCGTCGTTTGACGGCCCAGGCGCTCGAAATATTGTCGGTGAACCAGGACCATCAACAatactcgccgccgccgagtacCCACCCCATCAGCAGGCGTCACCGCTTCAGCAACGCGCCGGCCACAGTCTCCAACATTTCTCAACCCACAACCATGCACCAGGACACTTTCGAAGCCAGGCTTCTCCCACAACCCCAGCACACTTCCCGGCACAATATTCATCTCCAGTCGTCAAAGTGGAGGGCGGCTTGGCCCACGGGGCTTCGGCGCCTCCTTTGTCGGCCACCGGCGCcacagcaccaccaccccctaCGATTAAAAGGGTCGGTGGCAAGGCCAATGTGTCAAGTGCATGCGGGCCATGTAAACGGGCTCACCTTGCATGCGATGTGGCACGACCGTGCAAGCGGTGCGTCAATATGGGCAAGCCAGAACAGTGTGAAGACGTTCCA CATAAGAAGCGAGGAAGGCCAAAGGTCAACAGGACGCCGGTTGTGGAGCCATACTCTAATCCTCGTGCCCCACGGCAGCCTGCAGTGGACACTGGATCGACGGGCAAGTGGAAAAACCCACCGCCATACGAGTCGCAGTATGtcacgacaacgacgagctcgtcgtcccacGCTCCTGGGACGCTGGGGACAAGATTACCTTCACCCCCGCGCACGGCCTCCCTCGGGCCCATGGTCGGGATGAGCCCGATGGAAtcagcggcgtcgatgaGCCCCTTTCACAATCCGCCACCAGAGTCTCTACCATCGTCAAACATGGGATCGGCACAAGACAATCTCTTTACCCTCTTTTGCAGCACCGAGCTCAAAATTCTACGAGCAACGTCCCTTGCACATTCTCTGACTGGCCACCATCTGCACGAGTTTGCAAACGTAAACTTGTTGGACTGGTTGCACCCGTCGGACCGGCACCTGATAGAGATGGAACGGAGCCGGCTCGTGACCGTTCCTTACCTTGCAACACAACTCCAATCAAGTCGAGAAACGCACGCCTCAATCATGGTACTCGGAGAACGCGAACTTTCGTCCCCCGCCGACGGAATGCGAGACCCATATCCTCATCAGAATGTTCGTTTTCTTCGATCGGATGGCAGTTTTGGCCATTTCAATCTTCGACTtcatctcggcggcggcttgggAGGATCACTTTGGCATCCCGACAGTCTGGGAAAAATCTATCTGGTTGTTTCCTGTCTTCAGATCCACGAACGCGACCTTCCACCAGAGGCCAGTGGACGTCGACAACAGCCGGTTCCGTTGACTCCCGTGACTCCAATGGCGCCTCCTCCGGCTCACCAGCTGCCTGGATTTTCCTCTATTGCAGCTGCGGCCGacgcaccacctcgtccagAGACGGCCCCGGCCATGCCAACTACCCAATCTCCGTATGGCTACACTCGCACAGGTGTTTCGACTCCAGTGCCCGCTATGCCGCCACAGCAATCCTATAATATTTACGCTCGGGCGCCATCGCAGCCATTATACTCTCCAGTTCAACCTCCTGGTCGAAGctcaccctcgacgagccagGCGGGTTACCCTCCCCCTCTTCCACGAACGCCAGTGTACGGCGATCCCAGTGGGGCGTACGCCCCCCAACCTTCTGGGTATTACCAACCGCCGCCACAAGCGCCGCCTTACGACCCAAACATTCGGCGAGACCCGGGAGCCGACGAGTGGTTGAGACGAGGCGGAGCCTCTGGCTCCATGCCTCTGCCTCCTCCGACAGCCACCGATTACTCGCGGCGAACCTGGGAGCTTTGA
- the cmkB gene encoding Calcium/calmodulin-dependent protein kinase cmkB: MSKAATTVPCQYKTGRTLGSGTYAVVKECVHISTGKYYACKVLNKKFLTGREHMVRNEINILKKVSAGHKNIVQLHDFFETSHNLYLVFDLCTGGELFDRICARGSYYEKDAANLVRTIVSAVKYLHDQGIVHRDLKPENILFKSKAEDADLMLADFGLSKVLDEEHFSILTTTCGTPGYMAPEIFRKAGHGKPVDIWAIGVITYFLLCGYTPFDRDSQYEEMQAICNGDYKFAPPEYWAGVSETARDFVRACLTVDPTNRPTAAQLLQHKWLRTDAPPFVADPESESGAAVNLLPTVKKAFDAKKTFRRAVLGMMAVHRLQDSSHAHGGLGPSPAEKEKLQQEVAAFKKEAEADDVNQSGVLAAPAVANTPPLATPAPAS; the protein is encoded by the exons ATGTCAAAGGCAGCCACCACTGTCCCCTGCCAG TACAAGACGGGCAGAACGCTGGGAAG CGGCACTTA CGCCGTTGTCAAGGAATGCGTCCACATCTCG ACTGGCAAGTACTATGCGTGCAAGGTTCTGAACAAGAAGTTCCTCACT gGGCGCGAGCACATG GTCCGTAATGAGATCAACATTCTCAAGAAGGTCTCGGCCGGCCACAAGAACATTGTCCAGCTGCACGACTTCTTTGAGACATCTCACAACCTTTAC CTTGTCTTCGACCTGTGCACAGGTGGCGAGCTCTTTGACCGCATCTGCGCCCGTGGAAGCTACTACGAGAA GGATGCCGCCAACCTCGTGCGCACGATCGTCTCAGCTGTCAAGTACCTCCACGACCAGGGCATCGTCCACCGTG ACTTGAAACCCGAGAACATCCTCTTCAagtccaaggccgaggatgcCGACCTGATGCTGGCTGACTTTGGC CTGTCCAAGGtgctggacgaggagcacTTCTCGATCCTCACGACGACCTGTGGT ACTCCTGGTTACATGGCGCCCGAGATCTTCAGGAAGGCTGGCCACGGCAAGCCTGTCGACATCTGGGCTATTGGTGTCATTACCTACTTCCTTCTCTGCGGCTACACCCCCTTCGACCGTGACTCACAATACGAGGAGATGCAGGCCATCTGCAACGGTGACTACAAGTTTGCTCCT CCTGAGTACTGGGCCGGTGTCTCGGAGACTGCGCGGGACTTTGTTCGCGCCTGTCTTACTGTCGACCCCACGAACCGTCCGACGGCAGCACAGCTCCTCCAGCACAAGTGGCTGAGGACTGACGCCCCTCCGTTTGTCGCGGACcccgagagcgagagcggtGCGGCAGTCAACCTCCTGCCAACTGTCAAGAAGGCGTTCGACGCCAAGAAGACAT TCCGTCGCGCCGTGTTGGGTATGATGGCTGTTCACCGCCTTCAAGACAGCAGCCACGCTCACGGAGGTCTGGGGCCGAGcccggccgagaaggagaagctgCAGCAGGAGGTCGCCGCGttcaagaaggaggccgaggca GACGATGTCAACCAGTCTGGTGTTTTGGCGGCACCTGCCGTTGCGAACACTCCTCCACTCGCTACTCCCGCGCCTGCGAGCTGA
- the apn2_1 gene encoding DNA-(apurinic or apyrimidinic site) lyase 2: MRILTWNVNVLRTVLDYHPWSSMENKTVEGLLEGLKADISCFQEHKTRRPQFTKAMACPGVYDCFCTWPRGKTGYSGVCTYVDSRVCVPLKAEEGITGLLLDDPTSTMKPPWTPEERIGYYPDMNDIDFEDEVDGTPFDPRRLDTEGRSVVIDCGMFILFNLYCPNETNETRRPYKLNFYKVLHERVRLMMAAGREVILAGDMNIMRAPIDSGEGGIKTTADQHYQHPARVWLENWCAPKGPMVDVVRESFPDREGMFTCWNTKIDARPANYGSRIDYVLCTPGLRPWIKGGDIDASVHGSDHCPVYIDLHDSIEVDGETVFLRDLLNPKDRPPSTAPVYPSDIPRTAPEPPRFATKFLEEFSAKQRTLMSLWGGAKSRSIEPSASPSPAPTPTAEDPPETQQPPSTAGSIAEKPSSSPLAVARGAFAALDGASQSKVDPPPSSKPAPVQKGDTVDLTSDEPPRKKQSLGPAKSAPAEVSRKPAPKPKGQQKLAAFWSAPASSSASASTSSKPKPAASAAVKQSQPEQSPPRKNIASQSNTTDPALVDTEHDELIAQAIAQADEERERERKAKQDAAAPVWSNLFAKKLPPLCTVHQKPCKDFIVKITGPNKGKRFWLCSLPVGPGYDMGRSKRPREDVDSRYKCDFFLWDTANSRKETPKSPSKG, encoded by the exons ATGAGGATACTGACATGGAATGTC AATGTCCTCAGGACTGTGCTAGACTATCACCC GTGGTCGAGCATGGAGAATAAGACGGTTGAGGGTCTGTTGGAGGGATTGAAAGCAGATATCAGCTGCTTTCAAG AGCACAAGACGCGTCGGCCCCAGTTCACGAAAGCGATGGCATGCCCTGGCGTCTACGACTGCTTCTGTACGTGGCCACGAGGGAAGACGGGATACTCAGGTGTCTGCACCTATGTCGATTCGCGCGTTTGTGTGcccctcaaggccgaggaaggcATCACGGGGCTTCTACTCGACGACCCTACGAGCACCATGAAGCCACCATGGACGCCAGAGGAGCGGATCGGCTACTACCCCGACATGAACGACATTGATTTCGAGGATGAGGTTGATGGGACCCCGTTCGATCCCCGGCGCTTGGATACTGAGGGCCGTTCGGTGGTCATCGACTGCGG CATGTTCATCCTGTTCAACCTCTACTGCCCCAACGAGACCAACGAGACTCGCCGGCCATACAAGCTCAACTTTTACAAGGTTTTGCACGAGCGCGTGAGGCTCATGATGGCTGCCGGCCGCGAAGTCATCCTTGCTGGCGACATGAACATCATGCGAGCGCCGATTGATTCGGGGGAAGGCGGTATCAAGACGACGGCCGACCAACACTACCAGCACCCTGCTCGCGTGTGGCTGGAGAATTGGTGTGCTCCCAAGGGCCCCATGGTGGACGTGGTCCGCGAGTCGTTCCCTGACCGCGAAGGCATGTTCACATGCTGGAACACAAAGATCGATgcgag GCCAGCAAATTACGGCTCGCGTATCGATTACGTTTTGTGCACGCCAGGACTTCGCCCATGGATCAAAGGAGGGGATATCGACGCCAGCGTTCACGGCTCAGACCACTGTCCTGTCTACATTGACCTGCACGACTCGATCGAGGTGGACGGCGAGACCGTCTTCCTTCGAGACTTGCTCAACCCGAAAGACCGGCCACCATCCACAGCTCCCGTCTACCCATCAGATATCCCAAGAACGGCGCCTGAGCCGCCCCGCTTCGCGACCAAGTTTCTGGAAGAGTTTTCGGCCAAGCAACGCACCCTCATGAGTTTGTGGGGTGGGGCCAAGTCGAGATCCATTGAGCCATCGGCCTCACCGTCGCCAGCACCTACTCCGACGGCAGAGGATCCTCCGGAAACCCAGCAGCCTCCGTCCACTGCCGGGAGCATCGCGGAGAagccttcttcttcgccacTAGCTGTGGCACGAGGGGCGTTCGCTGCCCTCGACGGTGCGTCGCAATCCAAAGTCGATCCACCACCTTCATCCAAGCCAGCGCCAGTTCAGAAGGGCGATACTGTCGACCTCACCTCGGATGAACCCCCACGGAAGAAGCAGTCACTGGGTCCGGCAAAATCTGCCCCTGCAGAGGTTAGTAGGAAGCCGGCACCCAAGCCCAAAGGCCAGCAAAAGCTGGCTGCCTTCTGGTCCGCTCCGGCATCATCATCAGCATCAGCATCAACGTCCTCAAAACCGAAGCCAGCAGCCTCTGCTGCGGTCAAGCAGTCCCAGCCAGAACAATCACCACCAAGAAAGAACATTGCATCGCAGTCCAACACCACCGATCCCGCGCTAGTCGACACTGAACATGACGAGCTTATAGCCCAGGCTATTGCTCAGGCCGATGAAGAacgtgagcgtgagcgcaaggccaagcaggacgccgccgccccggtCTGGTCCAACTTGTTCGCCAAGAAACTCCCTCCTCTATGTACTGTGCATCAGAAGCCTTGTAAAGATTTCA TTGTAAAGATAACCGGCCCGAACAAGGGCAAGCGCTTCTGGCTGTGCTCGCT TCCTGTAGGCCCTGGATACGACATGGGTCGCTCTAAACGACCTCGCGAGGACGTGGATTCAAGGTACAAGTGTGACTT CTTCCTCTGGGACACGGCAAACAGTCGCAAGGAGACACCGAAGAGTCCGTCAAAGGGATAA
- the apn2_1 gene encoding DNA-(apurinic or apyrimidinic site) lyase 2 — MRILTWNVNVLRTVLDYHPWSSMENKTVEGLLEGLKADISCFQEHKTRRPQFTKAMACPGVYDCFCVCTYVDSRVCVPLKAEEGITGLLLDDPTSTMKPPWTPEERIGYYPDMNDIDFEDEVDGTPFDPRRLDTEGRSVVIDCGMFILFNLYCPNETNETRRPYKLNFYKVLHERVRLMMAAGREVILAGDMNIMRAPIDSGEGGIKTTADQHYQHPARVWLENWCAPKGPMVDVVRESFPDREGMFTCWNTKIDARPANYGSRIDYVLCTPGLRPWIKGGDIDASVHGSDHCPVYIDLHDSIEVDGETVFLRDLLNPKDRPPSTAPVYPSDIPRTAPEPPRFATKFLEEFSAKQRTLMSLWGGAKSRSIEPSASPSPAPTPTAEDPPETQQPPSTAGSIAEKPSSSPLAVARGAFAALDGASQSKVDPPPSSKPAPVQKGDTVDLTSDEPPRKKQSLGPAKSAPAEVSRKPAPKPKGQQKLAAFWSAPASSSASASTSSKPKPAASAAVKQSQPEQSPPRKNIASQSNTTDPALVDTEHDELIAQAIAQADEERERERKAKQDAAAPVWSNLFAKKLPPLCTVHQKPCKDFIVKITGPNKGKRFWLCSLPVGPGYDMGRSKRPREDVDSRYKCDFFLWDTANSRKETPKSPSKG; from the exons ATGAGGATACTGACATGGAATGTC AATGTCCTCAGGACTGTGCTAGACTATCACCC GTGGTCGAGCATGGAGAATAAGACGGTTGAGGGTCTGTTGGAGGGATTGAAAGCAGATATCAGCTGCTTTCAAG AGCACAAGACGCGTCGGCCCCAGTTCACGAAAGCGATGGCATGCCCTGGCGTCTACGACTGCTTCT GTGTCTGCACCTATGTCGATTCGCGCGTTTGTGTGcccctcaaggccgaggaaggcATCACGGGGCTTCTACTCGACGACCCTACGAGCACCATGAAGCCACCATGGACGCCAGAGGAGCGGATCGGCTACTACCCCGACATGAACGACATTGATTTCGAGGATGAGGTTGATGGGACCCCGTTCGATCCCCGGCGCTTGGATACTGAGGGCCGTTCGGTGGTCATCGACTGCGG CATGTTCATCCTGTTCAACCTCTACTGCCCCAACGAGACCAACGAGACTCGCCGGCCATACAAGCTCAACTTTTACAAGGTTTTGCACGAGCGCGTGAGGCTCATGATGGCTGCCGGCCGCGAAGTCATCCTTGCTGGCGACATGAACATCATGCGAGCGCCGATTGATTCGGGGGAAGGCGGTATCAAGACGACGGCCGACCAACACTACCAGCACCCTGCTCGCGTGTGGCTGGAGAATTGGTGTGCTCCCAAGGGCCCCATGGTGGACGTGGTCCGCGAGTCGTTCCCTGACCGCGAAGGCATGTTCACATGCTGGAACACAAAGATCGATgcgag GCCAGCAAATTACGGCTCGCGTATCGATTACGTTTTGTGCACGCCAGGACTTCGCCCATGGATCAAAGGAGGGGATATCGACGCCAGCGTTCACGGCTCAGACCACTGTCCTGTCTACATTGACCTGCACGACTCGATCGAGGTGGACGGCGAGACCGTCTTCCTTCGAGACTTGCTCAACCCGAAAGACCGGCCACCATCCACAGCTCCCGTCTACCCATCAGATATCCCAAGAACGGCGCCTGAGCCGCCCCGCTTCGCGACCAAGTTTCTGGAAGAGTTTTCGGCCAAGCAACGCACCCTCATGAGTTTGTGGGGTGGGGCCAAGTCGAGATCCATTGAGCCATCGGCCTCACCGTCGCCAGCACCTACTCCGACGGCAGAGGATCCTCCGGAAACCCAGCAGCCTCCGTCCACTGCCGGGAGCATCGCGGAGAagccttcttcttcgccacTAGCTGTGGCACGAGGGGCGTTCGCTGCCCTCGACGGTGCGTCGCAATCCAAAGTCGATCCACCACCTTCATCCAAGCCAGCGCCAGTTCAGAAGGGCGATACTGTCGACCTCACCTCGGATGAACCCCCACGGAAGAAGCAGTCACTGGGTCCGGCAAAATCTGCCCCTGCAGAGGTTAGTAGGAAGCCGGCACCCAAGCCCAAAGGCCAGCAAAAGCTGGCTGCCTTCTGGTCCGCTCCGGCATCATCATCAGCATCAGCATCAACGTCCTCAAAACCGAAGCCAGCAGCCTCTGCTGCGGTCAAGCAGTCCCAGCCAGAACAATCACCACCAAGAAAGAACATTGCATCGCAGTCCAACACCACCGATCCCGCGCTAGTCGACACTGAACATGACGAGCTTATAGCCCAGGCTATTGCTCAGGCCGATGAAGAacgtgagcgtgagcgcaaggccaagcaggacgccgccgccccggtCTGGTCCAACTTGTTCGCCAAGAAACTCCCTCCTCTATGTACTGTGCATCAGAAGCCTTGTAAAGATTTCA TTGTAAAGATAACCGGCCCGAACAAGGGCAAGCGCTTCTGGCTGTGCTCGCT TCCTGTAGGCCCTGGATACGACATGGGTCGCTCTAAACGACCTCGCGAGGACGTGGATTCAAGGTACAAGTGTGACTT CTTCCTCTGGGACACGGCAAACAGTCGCAAGGAGACACCGAAGAGTCCGTCAAAGGGATAA